The proteins below are encoded in one region of Podarcis raffonei isolate rPodRaf1 chromosome 8, rPodRaf1.pri, whole genome shotgun sequence:
- the LOC128420375 gene encoding phospholipase A2 inhibitor and Ly6/PLAUR domain-containing protein-like, with product MTTFLSTCLLLVILCPALDALEVSTGFASQEVPEVEGIQAVVMAADTATVKLQCVTTMMKPCIIEGGSCFTQLTENYLNGSRKADKNKGCAEDCIPANATFSSVERKYIQYIHYCCQTFLCNLGFPEMPPRNLNGLECPNLGVAESEASEGLNAIRCYDQETQCIEFVLVHDNSEVPDKVVKGCASPAFCELAKTSILNKYFSGKIIGARCGETLVSPNQLSF from the exons ATGACGACTTTCCTGAGTACTTGTCTCCTCTTGGTCATCCTTTGCCCAG CTTTGGATGCCTTGGAAGTAAGTACCGGTTTTGCTTCGCAGGAAGTGCCAGAGGTGGAAGGCATACAGGCTGTGGTCATGGCAGCTGATACTGCAACAG TGAAACTGCAATGTGTAACAACCATGATGAAACCTTGTATTATCGAAGGAGGAAGTTGCTTTACTCAGCTTACTGAAAACTATTTAA ATGGCTCTAGAAAGGCCGACAAGAACAAGGGTTGTGCTGAAGATTGCATCCCAGCAAATGCCACCTTCTCTTCAGTAGAAAGAAAATACATCCAGTATATCCACTATTGCTGTCAAACATTTTTGTGCAACCTGGGATTTCCTGAAA TGCCACCGAGGAACTTGAATGGGCTGGAGTGCCCGAACCTTGGTGTAGCTGAATCAGAAGCTTCTGAGGGTTTAAATGCCATCAGGTGTTACGATCAGGAGACTCAGTGCATTGAGTTTGTTCTTGTTCATG ACAACAGTGAAGTTCCTGATAAGGTCGTCAAAGGCTGTGCATCACCAGCTTTTTGTGAATTGGCCAAGACATCAATTCTTAACAAGTACTTTTCAGGCAAGATAATAGGAGCACGATGCGGTGAAACTCTAGTTTCACCAAACCAACTCAGCTTTTAA